The Numida meleagris isolate 19003 breed g44 Domestic line chromosome 7, NumMel1.0, whole genome shotgun sequence genome contains a region encoding:
- the UHMK1 gene encoding serine/threonine-protein kinase Kist isoform X2, with amino-acid sequence MSGCVWGAAPPLLLEALGRLWEVQAPLGSGSSASVYRVRCCGDPRAPPGAVKEFVPPPARPGPARRPGARPPAAATDCAEYGFRKERAALEQLRGHRNIVTLYGVFTNHYSANGPSRCLLLELLDISVSELLLHSSNQGCSMWMIQHCARDVLEALAFLHHKGYVHADLKPRNILWSAEEECFKLIDFGLSFKEGNQDVKYIQTDGYRAPEAELQNCLAQAGLQSETECTSAVDLWSLGIVLLEMFSGMKLKHTVQSQEWKANSSAIIDRIFASEGVVNSAIPAYHLRDLIKSMLHCDQGKRASAEKALCSPFFSIPFAPHIEDLVMLPTPVLRLLNVLSDASLQSEEEYEDILEDIREECQKYGPVVSLLIPKENPGKGQVFVEYANAGDSKAAQKMLTGKIFDGKFVVATFYPLSAYKRGYLYQNLL; translated from the exons ATGTCGGGGTGCGTGTGGGGCGCGGCGCCGCCGCTGCTGCTGGAGGCGCTGGGCCGGCTGTGGGAGGTGCAGGCACCGCTGGGCAGCGGTTCCTCGGCCTCCGTGTACCGGGTGCGCTGCTGCGGAGACCCGCGGGCCCCCCCCGGCGCCGTTAAGGAGTTCGTgccgcccccggcccggccAGGCCCCGCGCGCCGCCCCggcgcccgcccgcccgccgccgccaccgACTGCGCCGAGTACGGCTTCCGCAAGGAGCGCGCCGCGCTCGAGCAGCTCCGCGGGCACCGCAACATCG TGACGCTGTACGGCGTGTTCACCAACCACTACTCGGCCAACGGCCCATcccgctgcctgctgctggagctgctggacaTCAGCGTGTccgagctgctgctgcactccAGCAACCAGGGCTGTTCCATGTGGATGATCCAGCACTGTGCCCGCGATGTCCTGGAAGCCCTGGCCTTCCTGCACCACAAAGGCTACGTGCACGCGGACCTCAAGCCACGCAACATCCTGTGGAGCGCGGAGGAGGAGTGCTTTAAGCTCATTGACTTTGGACTTAGCTTCAAAGAGGGGAATCAG GATGTGAAATATATTCAAACAGACGGGTATCGGGCTCCAGAggcagaactgcagaactgcCTAGCACAGGCAGGGCTCCAGAGTGAGACGGAGTGTACCTCTGCTGTGGATCTGTGGAGTCTGGGAATCGTTTTACTGGAAATGTTCTCAGGAATGAAACTGAAACATACAGTCCAATCTCAGGAATGGAAG gcaAACAGTTCTGCCATCATTGAtcgcatttttgccagtgaagGGGTGGTTAATTCAGCCATTCCAGCTTATCACCTCAGAGACCTTATTAAAAG catgCTTCATTGTGACCAAGGCAAGCGAGCCTCTGCTGAAAAGGCTTTATGCAGCCCGTTCTTCAGCATTCCTTTTG CTCCCCATATCGAAGATTTGGTGATGCTCCCCACGCCTGTGCTGAGGCTACTAAATGTTCTAAGTgatgcttctctgcagagcgAAGAAGAATATGAAG atATCCTGGAAGACATAAGGGAGGAGTGTCAGAAATACGGACCGGTGGTTTCCTTGCTTATTCCAAAGGAAAATCCTGGTAAAGGCCAA gTCTTTGTTGAATATGCAAATGCTGGTGATTCCAAAGCTGCCCAAAAAATGCTGACTGGAAAGATTTTTGATGGCAAGTTTGTTGTGGCTACATTTTACCCACTGAGTGCCTATAAGAGAGGATATCTGTACCAAAACTTGCTGTAG
- the UHMK1 gene encoding serine/threonine-protein kinase Kist isoform X1 encodes MSGCVWGAAPPLLLEALGRLWEVQAPLGSGSSASVYRVRCCGDPRAPPGAVKEFVPPPARPGPARRPGARPPAAATDCAEYGFRKERAALEQLRGHRNIVTLYGVFTNHYSANGPSRCLLLELLDISVSELLLHSSNQGCSMWMIQHCARDVLEALAFLHHKGYVHADLKPRNILWSAEEECFKLIDFGLSFKEGNQAVCGHFPLPATAAEQVLIAAALLTARREKEEDVKYIQTDGYRAPEAELQNCLAQAGLQSETECTSAVDLWSLGIVLLEMFSGMKLKHTVQSQEWKANSSAIIDRIFASEGVVNSAIPAYHLRDLIKSMLHCDQGKRASAEKALCSPFFSIPFAPHIEDLVMLPTPVLRLLNVLSDASLQSEEEYEDILEDIREECQKYGPVVSLLIPKENPGKGQVFVEYANAGDSKAAQKMLTGKIFDGKFVVATFYPLSAYKRGYLYQNLL; translated from the exons ATGTCGGGGTGCGTGTGGGGCGCGGCGCCGCCGCTGCTGCTGGAGGCGCTGGGCCGGCTGTGGGAGGTGCAGGCACCGCTGGGCAGCGGTTCCTCGGCCTCCGTGTACCGGGTGCGCTGCTGCGGAGACCCGCGGGCCCCCCCCGGCGCCGTTAAGGAGTTCGTgccgcccccggcccggccAGGCCCCGCGCGCCGCCCCggcgcccgcccgcccgccgccgccaccgACTGCGCCGAGTACGGCTTCCGCAAGGAGCGCGCCGCGCTCGAGCAGCTCCGCGGGCACCGCAACATCG TGACGCTGTACGGCGTGTTCACCAACCACTACTCGGCCAACGGCCCATcccgctgcctgctgctggagctgctggacaTCAGCGTGTccgagctgctgctgcactccAGCAACCAGGGCTGTTCCATGTGGATGATCCAGCACTGTGCCCGCGATGTCCTGGAAGCCCTGGCCTTCCTGCACCACAAAGGCTACGTGCACGCGGACCTCAAGCCACGCAACATCCTGTGGAGCGCGGAGGAGGAGTGCTTTAAGCTCATTGACTTTGGACTTAGCTTCAAAGAGGGGAATCAG GCAGTGTGTGGGCATTTTCCTCTGccagccacagcagctgagcaggtattgattgctgcagcacttctgactgcaaggagagagaaggaagag GATGTGAAATATATTCAAACAGACGGGTATCGGGCTCCAGAggcagaactgcagaactgcCTAGCACAGGCAGGGCTCCAGAGTGAGACGGAGTGTACCTCTGCTGTGGATCTGTGGAGTCTGGGAATCGTTTTACTGGAAATGTTCTCAGGAATGAAACTGAAACATACAGTCCAATCTCAGGAATGGAAG gcaAACAGTTCTGCCATCATTGAtcgcatttttgccagtgaagGGGTGGTTAATTCAGCCATTCCAGCTTATCACCTCAGAGACCTTATTAAAAG catgCTTCATTGTGACCAAGGCAAGCGAGCCTCTGCTGAAAAGGCTTTATGCAGCCCGTTCTTCAGCATTCCTTTTG CTCCCCATATCGAAGATTTGGTGATGCTCCCCACGCCTGTGCTGAGGCTACTAAATGTTCTAAGTgatgcttctctgcagagcgAAGAAGAATATGAAG atATCCTGGAAGACATAAGGGAGGAGTGTCAGAAATACGGACCGGTGGTTTCCTTGCTTATTCCAAAGGAAAATCCTGGTAAAGGCCAA gTCTTTGTTGAATATGCAAATGCTGGTGATTCCAAAGCTGCCCAAAAAATGCTGACTGGAAAGATTTTTGATGGCAAGTTTGTTGTGGCTACATTTTACCCACTGAGTGCCTATAAGAGAGGATATCTGTACCAAAACTTGCTGTAG